Proteins encoded by one window of Paenibacillus sp. DCT19:
- a CDS encoding DUF5695 domain-containing protein, with the protein MTMISKKWKSLMIALLLAASSLPLQVSALPEVAAAAVKNDISNSSLSAKVGDLGQIEELYINNNPTNKQGKPINFVLPNTTSPQNGTQHQWMGEMIFSYRTGASEEFPDNRDGFVEVDTNKTLAAGGSTQYSTINPNNPYFNKSASADGKKVEVNFIGQNLDSTVQRVMKGFDVKSVFDMETNDGSMLWEITVKNKSNQYIEFGDIGLPMPWNNKYQTLSDTYDDRVTVHNFAGADSGYSYAIRTSGEGNYMLFTPVPESGARIEYVDYWMHEAGELRAADTFKNWTGDSGGWYPGLNVLYIHSKDIQKTGRGYFTDASSLVLGPDESKTYKFKFSAVRGGDNTSQESAQSPNNSSTSMEDREANLRSILYKSGMIDAVAVPGFQTAINMPVKLDLHYDDSIVDVQSINILNVDENDPFDEAHIPDIKPGKSRQEMVDNSRSGRGLPNGNPGYNESIEFVETKIVNGEQHHIYSLQFDSIGNNSVRVEYKLKDGSEWVDKFTQFEFNVLAELDAISDAHSEFMVEQTQDMNPESPTYGNYFDWYLSSGKDLNINHWGDDWSHDNINFMTMKNYLAPNPDEIRSIETYLIDFMWERYMKNTQDSYIVANWLKDSGAYTDKDKPYTRTFSEIMEATGFFNMYRIQKAYPNLIEYRESPQFYLEKAYNIYYKRVSTGAIGFYGEQQIPDMIEALKEEGMQTESANLQKKFALDKGRNMTRAAYPYGSEFEYDNTGEEGAYAAAKALRTYYPTDTLTGAAEKSMEMADWKTRAMRGIQPTWFHYSVPVFRGGEGWWNFQYTASLAGYIMDDWLRYENDGRTVEQKAIAQQRNYAAKISNFNAVNMGQISANSVGSTSWRYSMYKGGTGTKDVYDGGSRVMSNGWNDFSGESEEGLYGSLLSISSDVVTDPVFGLFGYGALVTDEGDSYNITPKDGFGKRINLIDEKIYLELESDKIESAQIQKDGKGYTLQLLNVAGKEHTSRISFDGMGIENGYYTMKLNGETAGQFYVKNNAGVAMFQMGNVQRVELTIEKSASGENEAPHITIELATDQPQALIPFMLNGIVTDDGAPEGILSYQWEVVSAPEGGKLTFKHPKASITQATGTKEGTYTVKLRASDGTLTASSPITFELASPPDKQPPAIGQVSAVQDVSNNSIVVLSGEAIPDPVHSEAEESQLNYTWAVKQKPEGSADISFVNGDKASAYARVSKAGTYVFTFSAADGDKKASKDVTLEIKEDTADVYRALNVVTKKDIAPELPRQIYILSEDGYVEQEITWDAIDPSSYASSGQFEVRGNVNGSVLEVWATVYVVDTGLQNAALTAKASASFSGGDGYPEAMNNGIEPRSSADFSPNRGASNSAWHNWGREGDPAWVTYEWDQPFLASSMDVYVFQDNGGNFRPKDIQLMLRGVDGKWYTPRDIKGLGNELNKYNTTTFEPQYITGVRLDMKPSVNGIGILEWKVNGYTGAVEDKSELIKVYNYVNTLNASNFIDPGLSPIDGAKTEASAVIKNMNATDGEIKMALEKLLTDLRLLSPRDGNMAFLANASSSYTSPWESLAAVNDGKKEGNNIPHWGTWGHEGAEEWVQYEWPQGASIRSSDLVLWSDAGGIKPPTQIKYSYIPADSATNEWVTVGTITEGIKVVEHSPAESSNPYTFDPALEVKALRVTLTKQSRAGDNGVGLWEWEVHQAVSLPDREAPLTPTGVAPSIPGGDDGKLLGVTSEMEYKKDGEEEYTAIVGTEVANLTAGKYYVRYMKTDSLSASLDKEVLIPEGQTQEEQAAPDASGWVILHANSDTEIKGKIEGLDDTMEYRQLGEADYTPVTGSSITELNPGSYQIRYAATDSLKASPPVTVDIHNEAKEDREPPTAEGLVITPPTVAGGNDGRIENVTADMEYRKTDQGGYMPVSGIIIEGLEAGSYDLRYAGTDTSNPSPTILIIVPDGTKQEQNPPSSEEVKGVNVSAAGAKDGKIIGVSPAMEYRQEGGDAVSWGAITGTEVRGLGNGIYEVRYKETATHYASSSLTVVIRNPVINPEPTETPPSTNAPVSVTASTSTPTAIPENIKVEGNLIKIVAPKVDTKTGKAKGAAISQADMNKALDHAQANGGNVKMLVVEISKATGASSYAVELPAAALTADHGNIKIVINTEFGTITVPSNMLKYASGAKSVELALSQLDAAKLHSEVKSVTSGKPVIALTVHLDGVEIVDLNAPAEIRVPYTPGVEELANSKYLTVSYVAINSTFVQLLNGRYDSDLQAMVFIAANTGEYAVVYTKKYFNDVIKSSWYSPAVETMASKGFIEGTSATSFSPGQQVTRGEYLAWLVKTLELKAEVNTTFDDVEITDFYYEEIGIAKSLGIALGSNGSFYPETEITRQDLAVLTMRALRAVEKTEQNSTAEDLKRFTDVVTVAKYAVDDMAAMVKIGLINGRSNTTLSPTGMTTRAEAAQVLYKIFLQL; encoded by the coding sequence ATGACAATGATTTCGAAGAAGTGGAAGTCGCTTATGATCGCGCTACTACTGGCAGCTTCAAGTCTGCCATTGCAGGTTAGCGCTCTGCCAGAGGTCGCGGCGGCTGCAGTAAAGAATGATATTTCAAACTCTAGCCTATCTGCCAAAGTTGGGGATTTAGGCCAGATAGAAGAGCTCTATATCAACAACAACCCTACCAATAAACAGGGAAAGCCAATCAATTTCGTTCTACCTAACACGACATCACCGCAAAATGGTACTCAGCACCAGTGGATGGGTGAAATGATCTTCTCTTACCGTACGGGTGCTAGCGAAGAATTCCCTGATAACAGGGATGGTTTTGTAGAAGTTGATACCAATAAGACATTGGCCGCCGGAGGGTCTACACAATATTCGACGATCAATCCTAATAACCCCTATTTTAACAAGTCAGCATCAGCAGATGGCAAGAAGGTAGAAGTCAACTTTATCGGACAGAACCTGGACTCTACGGTTCAGCGGGTAATGAAGGGCTTCGATGTGAAGTCAGTTTTTGATATGGAGACCAATGACGGTTCAATGCTGTGGGAAATTACGGTGAAGAACAAGAGTAACCAGTATATAGAATTCGGGGATATTGGCTTGCCGATGCCTTGGAATAACAAATACCAGACCTTATCTGATACGTATGACGACCGTGTGACAGTGCATAATTTTGCAGGTGCTGACAGTGGATATTCTTATGCCATCCGCACGAGTGGTGAGGGGAACTATATGCTCTTCACTCCGGTGCCGGAGAGCGGCGCTCGAATTGAATATGTGGATTATTGGATGCATGAGGCGGGAGAGTTACGTGCTGCAGATACATTTAAGAATTGGACCGGGGACAGTGGCGGTTGGTATCCAGGGTTGAACGTGCTCTATATCCACTCCAAAGACATTCAAAAAACCGGACGTGGTTACTTTACCGATGCTTCCAGTCTCGTTCTCGGGCCGGATGAGTCCAAGACGTATAAGTTCAAATTTTCAGCGGTCCGTGGAGGCGACAATACGTCGCAGGAAAGTGCCCAAAGCCCTAATAACAGCTCGACCTCGATGGAAGACCGTGAAGCCAATCTCCGCTCCATTCTATATAAATCAGGCATGATTGATGCCGTAGCGGTGCCGGGCTTCCAGACTGCGATTAATATGCCTGTAAAGCTTGATCTGCATTATGACGACAGTATCGTTGATGTACAGTCCATCAATATTCTGAATGTGGATGAGAATGATCCGTTTGATGAAGCGCATATTCCGGATATCAAGCCTGGGAAGAGTAGGCAGGAAATGGTTGACAACTCACGGAGCGGACGGGGACTGCCTAATGGGAACCCCGGCTATAACGAGTCAATTGAGTTTGTGGAGACTAAGATTGTAAATGGTGAGCAGCATCATATCTATTCCCTTCAGTTTGATTCGATTGGCAACAACAGCGTGCGTGTTGAATATAAGCTGAAGGACGGCAGCGAATGGGTGGATAAATTCACTCAATTTGAATTCAATGTTCTAGCCGAGCTGGATGCAATCTCGGATGCCCACTCCGAATTCATGGTCGAGCAGACACAGGACATGAACCCTGAAAGTCCGACTTATGGTAACTATTTCGATTGGTATCTTTCGAGCGGCAAGGATCTCAACATAAACCATTGGGGAGATGACTGGAGCCATGACAACATCAACTTCATGACAATGAAGAACTATTTGGCTCCTAACCCTGATGAAATTCGCTCTATCGAGACATACCTGATTGACTTCATGTGGGAAAGATACATGAAGAATACGCAGGATAGCTATATCGTTGCGAACTGGCTAAAAGACTCTGGGGCGTATACGGACAAAGATAAGCCCTATACACGTACATTCTCTGAAATTATGGAAGCTACCGGATTCTTCAACATGTACCGGATTCAGAAGGCGTATCCTAATCTCATCGAGTATCGGGAATCACCTCAGTTTTATCTGGAGAAGGCATATAACATCTATTATAAGCGTGTTTCAACCGGAGCCATCGGATTCTATGGCGAGCAGCAAATCCCAGATATGATTGAAGCACTGAAGGAAGAGGGGATGCAGACTGAGTCAGCCAATCTGCAGAAGAAGTTTGCCCTCGACAAGGGAAGGAATATGACAAGAGCCGCGTATCCTTATGGTTCGGAATTTGAATATGACAATACTGGCGAAGAAGGGGCTTATGCAGCAGCGAAGGCGCTACGTACGTACTATCCAACAGACACACTTACAGGTGCTGCAGAGAAAAGTATGGAAATGGCCGACTGGAAAACACGTGCCATGCGCGGGATACAGCCTACCTGGTTCCACTATTCTGTGCCTGTCTTCCGCGGCGGAGAAGGTTGGTGGAATTTCCAATACACTGCGTCTTTAGCAGGATACATCATGGATGATTGGCTCCGATATGAGAATGATGGCAGGACGGTGGAGCAGAAGGCAATTGCACAGCAGCGTAATTACGCTGCGAAGATCTCAAACTTCAATGCTGTCAATATGGGTCAGATTTCGGCAAATTCAGTGGGCAGTACCTCTTGGCGATATTCGATGTATAAGGGAGGCACAGGAACTAAAGACGTATACGATGGCGGATCACGCGTCATGAGTAACGGCTGGAATGACTTTTCGGGCGAATCGGAAGAAGGTCTATATGGTTCCCTACTCAGCATCAGCTCCGATGTTGTGACAGATCCTGTATTTGGGCTGTTCGGATATGGGGCGCTGGTGACTGATGAAGGAGACAGCTACAACATTACACCGAAAGATGGTTTCGGCAAGCGGATCAATCTGATCGATGAGAAAATCTATTTGGAGCTGGAAAGCGATAAAATTGAAAGTGCGCAGATCCAAAAAGACGGTAAGGGCTATACTCTTCAACTTCTTAACGTTGCCGGAAAAGAGCATACTTCACGGATTTCGTTCGATGGTATGGGGATAGAGAATGGATACTATACCATGAAGCTGAATGGTGAAACAGCCGGACAGTTCTATGTTAAGAACAATGCAGGCGTGGCTATGTTTCAGATGGGCAACGTGCAACGAGTGGAATTGACCATTGAAAAGTCAGCCAGCGGTGAAAATGAAGCTCCGCATATTACTATAGAACTGGCGACAGATCAGCCACAGGCGTTGATTCCTTTTATGCTGAATGGGATTGTAACTGATGACGGCGCGCCAGAAGGGATTCTGTCTTATCAATGGGAAGTCGTCAGCGCACCGGAAGGCGGCAAGCTAACTTTTAAACATCCCAAAGCAAGTATTACACAGGCTACAGGTACGAAAGAGGGAACTTATACGGTTAAGCTTCGCGCAAGTGATGGAACACTGACTGCTTCCAGCCCTATAACCTTTGAGCTGGCTTCACCACCAGATAAACAGCCTCCAGCAATTGGTCAAGTGAGCGCGGTTCAGGATGTTAGCAATAACAGTATCGTGGTTTTGTCTGGTGAGGCTATTCCCGATCCTGTGCATAGCGAGGCAGAAGAATCACAGTTGAACTACACTTGGGCCGTGAAGCAAAAGCCTGAGGGTTCCGCGGATATTTCTTTTGTGAATGGTGATAAGGCATCGGCCTATGCGCGTGTAAGTAAGGCAGGCACTTACGTGTTTACTTTCAGTGCGGCAGATGGAGACAAGAAAGCCAGCAAGGATGTAACTCTTGAGATTAAGGAAGATACAGCTGATGTTTACCGGGCACTTAATGTAGTGACCAAGAAGGATATTGCACCAGAACTCCCAAGACAAATTTATATTCTGTCAGAGGACGGCTACGTAGAGCAGGAAATCACATGGGATGCTATTGATCCAAGCAGCTATGCTAGTTCAGGCCAATTTGAAGTCAGAGGCAACGTCAATGGTAGTGTTCTAGAGGTTTGGGCTACCGTATATGTGGTGGATACAGGACTACAGAATGCTGCTCTGACAGCTAAAGCTTCTGCCAGTTTCTCTGGTGGCGACGGATACCCGGAAGCGATGAATAACGGTATTGAACCTAGGAGCTCAGCAGATTTTTCACCGAACCGCGGTGCCTCCAACAGTGCATGGCATAACTGGGGAAGAGAAGGAGATCCGGCATGGGTGACGTATGAATGGGATCAGCCATTCCTGGCCTCTTCGATGGATGTGTATGTATTTCAGGACAACGGTGGGAACTTCCGTCCGAAGGATATACAACTTATGCTTCGCGGTGTAGATGGGAAATGGTACACCCCGCGGGACATAAAGGGACTTGGCAATGAACTTAATAAATACAATACAACGACCTTCGAGCCTCAATATATTACAGGTGTCCGTCTGGACATGAAGCCTTCCGTTAATGGTATCGGTATTCTGGAGTGGAAGGTAAATGGCTATACTGGCGCTGTAGAAGATAAGTCAGAACTGATCAAGGTCTATAACTACGTAAATACATTAAATGCTTCGAACTTTATAGATCCTGGCCTGTCGCCCATTGATGGGGCGAAGACAGAAGCTTCTGCTGTAATCAAGAATATGAATGCCACAGACGGAGAAATAAAGATGGCGCTGGAGAAACTGCTGACGGACTTGCGTCTGCTGAGCCCGAGAGATGGCAATATGGCCTTCCTCGCCAATGCTTCTTCCAGCTATACATCCCCTTGGGAGAGTCTGGCGGCAGTGAATGACGGCAAAAAGGAAGGCAATAACATCCCGCATTGGGGAACCTGGGGTCATGAAGGCGCAGAGGAGTGGGTGCAATATGAATGGCCGCAGGGTGCTTCCATCCGTAGTTCTGATCTGGTGCTGTGGTCAGACGCCGGTGGGATCAAGCCGCCTACCCAAATTAAGTATTCTTACATCCCAGCGGATAGCGCTACGAATGAATGGGTAACCGTAGGAACGATTACGGAAGGAATCAAAGTGGTTGAACATTCTCCAGCAGAATCTTCCAATCCGTACACGTTTGATCCGGCACTGGAGGTAAAGGCGCTAAGGGTTACCCTGACCAAGCAATCACGGGCAGGAGATAATGGTGTAGGACTATGGGAATGGGAAGTTCACCAGGCCGTATCCTTGCCTGATCGCGAGGCTCCACTAACACCAACCGGTGTGGCACCGTCCATTCCCGGTGGAGATGACGGCAAACTGCTTGGTGTTACAAGTGAAATGGAGTATAAGAAGGATGGCGAAGAAGAATATACTGCAATTGTAGGAACGGAGGTTGCGAACCTCACCGCTGGTAAATATTATGTCCGCTATATGAAGACCGATTCGCTGAGCGCCAGCCTGGATAAGGAAGTCTTAATACCAGAAGGGCAGACACAGGAGGAGCAGGCTGCACCCGATGCGAGTGGCTGGGTAATCTTACACGCCAATTCGGATACCGAGATAAAAGGCAAAATTGAGGGTTTGGATGATACGATGGAATACCGCCAGTTGGGCGAAGCGGATTATACGCCTGTTACAGGTTCAAGTATCACTGAACTGAACCCTGGCAGTTATCAAATTCGGTACGCAGCCACAGATAGCCTGAAGGCAAGTCCGCCGGTGACCGTAGATATTCACAATGAAGCCAAAGAAGATAGAGAGCCTCCAACAGCGGAAGGACTGGTCATTACACCGCCTACAGTTGCAGGCGGAAATGATGGCAGAATCGAAAATGTGACTGCCGATATGGAGTACCGGAAGACGGATCAAGGTGGTTACATGCCTGTTAGTGGAATCATCATCGAAGGGCTGGAGGCCGGAAGCTACGATCTTCGGTACGCTGGAACAGATACGAGCAATCCAAGTCCTACGATCCTAATCATTGTGCCTGACGGAACCAAACAAGAGCAGAATCCACCGTCCAGTGAAGAGGTTAAGGGTGTAAATGTTAGTGCAGCGGGAGCCAAGGACGGTAAGATCATTGGTGTAAGTCCTGCGATGGAATACAGGCAAGAGGGAGGAGACGCTGTAAGCTGGGGTGCGATCACAGGCACAGAGGTTAGAGGTCTTGGCAACGGAATCTACGAAGTGAGATATAAAGAGACGGCAACTCATTATGCGAGCTCATCCCTTACTGTTGTTATCCGCAATCCAGTAATCAATCCAGAACCGACAGAAACACCGCCGTCAACGAATGCACCTGTGTCAGTCACCGCATCTACATCGACTCCGACTGCGATTCCTGAAAACATAAAAGTTGAAGGGAATTTAATTAAGATTGTAGCACCCAAGGTAGATACGAAAACCGGTAAAGCGAAAGGAGCAGCCATTAGCCAGGCAGACATGAATAAGGCTCTTGATCATGCGCAAGCGAATGGAGGCAATGTTAAAATGCTTGTAGTGGAAATATCGAAAGCAACGGGAGCCAGCTCCTATGCAGTCGAGCTTCCTGCTGCTGCACTAACCGCAGATCATGGCAACATCAAGATAGTGATTAACACGGAATTTGGTACCATTACGGTGCCTTCTAATATGCTGAAGTATGCGTCAGGTGCGAAGAGTGTAGAACTAGCACTAAGCCAGTTAGATGCTGCAAAGCTTCATTCAGAAGTAAAATCTGTGACAAGCGGCAAACCTGTTATTGCATTAACTGTGCACTTAGATGGAGTAGAGATAGTAGACCTGAATGCACCGGCTGAAATCAGAGTGCCTTATACTCCTGGTGTTGAAGAATTGGCTAATTCCAAATACCTTACCGTGTCGTATGTGGCTATAAACAGTACGTTTGTACAGCTACTGAATGGCAGATACGATAGCGATTTGCAAGCCATGGTTTTTATAGCTGCCAATACAGGTGAATATGCAGTTGTGTATACTAAGAAGTACTTCAATGACGTTATTAAGAGTTCATGGTATTCACCAGCTGTTGAAACAATGGCGTCCAAAGGATTCATCGAAGGGACATCAGCAACAAGCTTTAGTCCCGGCCAACAGGTCACAAGAGGTGAGTATCTAGCCTGGCTAGTAAAGACACTGGAGCTTAAAGCGGAAGTTAACACCACATTCGATGATGTTGAGATAACAGACTTTTATTATGAAGAAATCGGAATCGCCAAATCGCTCGGAATCGCTCTGGGCTCGAACGGCAGCTTCTATCCAGAAACGGAAATTACTAGACAAGATTTGGCTGTGCTGACCATGAGAGCTTTGCGGGCGGTGGAGAAAACTGAGCAGAACAGTACAGCAGAGGATCTCAAGAGATTTACCGATGTTGTAACTGTAGCCAAGTACGCAGTTGATGATATGGCTGCAATGGTTAAAATAGGGCTCATCAATGGGCGAAGCAATACCACCTTGAGTCCTACTGGAATGACAACCAGAGCAGAAGCTGCTCAGGTTCTGTATAAGATTTTCTTGCAATTATAA
- a CDS encoding sugar efflux transporter: protein MINRFISLFSIPSYSLLFMCMALQGMGISLSTPFLSIYFTEQLGVSVGMFGLYLAVTLIAGIWISTLIGRRSDLGLNRKNIYLFSALANVLAYSGYLLIQDFTVLFIYMTVFTALGAPGMPQLFAISREAVIKSNFTERAFANSTLRSAFSLGFITGPLIGTILITAIGFKGIFWGTIGAFLLVALLVSLFLQSNTEMKSSNTEVNIKSFRLAQNRDILLPFLILILMYTAHWMSSLNTALFITNNLGGTTNDVGLVSSICAALEIPFMIVLGLLSAKYSNRILVFLGAIFGGAYYFVIIISNAMWQMLAAQILLAVFVAVISAIGISYIQDLLPRMPGYASTLYSNSSIIGRLIGSLVGGGVASIVGYRYSFIFCFLLIIIAAIMLVVSGRQPADEPKISY, encoded by the coding sequence ATGATCAATCGATTCATTAGCTTATTTTCAATCCCCTCTTATTCCTTACTCTTTATGTGTATGGCATTACAGGGCATGGGTATATCGCTCAGCACCCCCTTTTTATCTATTTATTTCACGGAACAGCTTGGAGTATCTGTTGGAATGTTTGGTCTTTATCTAGCCGTTACACTAATTGCAGGAATATGGATTAGTACACTAATCGGGAGACGTTCTGACCTCGGCTTGAATCGGAAGAACATTTATCTTTTCTCTGCTCTCGCTAATGTCTTGGCTTATAGTGGATACTTGCTCATTCAGGATTTTACGGTTTTGTTCATTTATATGACTGTGTTTACAGCTCTCGGTGCACCTGGGATGCCTCAATTGTTCGCTATTTCTAGAGAAGCTGTGATAAAGAGTAATTTTACTGAGCGTGCATTTGCTAATTCAACCTTACGTTCTGCTTTCTCTCTCGGTTTTATTACAGGTCCTTTAATCGGCACTATATTAATCACTGCTATTGGATTTAAGGGGATTTTTTGGGGTACGATCGGCGCTTTCCTACTTGTTGCTCTGCTTGTTTCCCTGTTTCTCCAATCAAACACAGAAATGAAGAGCAGCAATACTGAAGTGAACATAAAAAGTTTCCGGCTTGCTCAAAACCGAGATATTTTACTTCCTTTTCTAATTCTGATACTCATGTATACAGCTCATTGGATGAGCAGCTTGAACACTGCTCTCTTTATTACAAACAATCTTGGGGGAACGACAAACGATGTCGGTTTAGTAAGTAGTATTTGTGCTGCGCTAGAGATTCCTTTTATGATTGTACTTGGTCTACTTAGTGCAAAGTACAGTAACCGAATCTTAGTGTTTTTAGGAGCTATTTTTGGAGGAGCTTATTATTTCGTTATTATTATTTCGAATGCGATGTGGCAAATGCTTGCAGCACAAATTCTGCTCGCAGTTTTTGTTGCCGTCATTTCTGCAATTGGAATTAGCTACATTCAGGATTTACTACCTAGAATGCCAGGATATGCTTCCACGCTCTATTCCAATTCATCCATAATCGGTAGACTGATTGGTAGTCTTGTTGGTGGTGGAGTAGCCAGCATCGTGGGTTACCGATACTCATTTATTTTTTGTTTTTTACTTATCATTATTGCAGCAATTATGCTTGTGGTAAGTGGACGGCAGCCTGCAGACGAACCGAAAATTTCATACTAA
- a CDS encoding dihydrofolate reductase family protein produces MRKLVLFLHSSLDGYVEGPNGEMDIGWVSYDADLEKHAKEILSTADTVIWGRGTYQMMHSYWPSVPSDPSASEHELNHAEWIERTAKIVFSTTLENVEWNNSRLVKEGIEDEINKLKQQPGKDMVILGSPRLAHQLMQLDLIDEYKITVSPVLIGKGLPLFQDLKEKIDLQLIENKTFDSGAIGLVYRR; encoded by the coding sequence ATGAGAAAACTCGTTCTTTTTCTGCACTCCTCACTTGATGGTTATGTAGAAGGCCCGAATGGTGAAATGGACATTGGCTGGGTTTCCTACGATGCTGATCTGGAGAAACATGCGAAAGAAATTCTGAGTACTGCCGACACTGTCATTTGGGGGCGTGGGACTTATCAGATGATGCACAGTTACTGGCCATCTGTGCCCTCGGATCCTTCAGCTTCGGAGCATGAACTTAATCATGCCGAGTGGATCGAAAGGACAGCCAAAATCGTTTTTTCCACGACGCTGGAGAACGTCGAATGGAATAATTCCAGACTTGTAAAAGAAGGAATAGAGGATGAGATCAATAAACTCAAACAGCAGCCAGGCAAGGATATGGTCATCCTCGGCAGTCCTAGACTCGCACATCAACTTATGCAACTTGATTTGATTGACGAATATAAAATTACGGTTTCACCTGTCCTAATTGGTAAAGGCTTACCGTTATTCCAAGATCTTAAGGAGAAGATCGATCTTCAGCTAATTGAAAACAAGACATTTGATTCTGGAGCTATAGGTCTCGTTTACAGAAGGTAA
- a CDS encoding helix-turn-helix transcriptional regulator, which yields MDSPILHFITPPIPYFIDCGRAYYEAGEYHISRSDIGVFDLIVVTRGSLAISENGTEWLLKQGEALILKPDGHHYGYAACKEETEMIWIHFQTYGSWRESSNMDECLAHQAELIKTHKVNAYLNHCDVCSIFIPKHIRIATKDMELLEHFSQLDQEPQSMRNWKRQASFQQFMQHMDLGLSSLSDVAAIRIAEKVELYIRHNYPLPISNPMLQKELNYHPNYLARSMLKVYGMTPMEYLLYYRIEQAKKLLLQTTWPVARIAEEIGFNHVSYFSSCFAKREGISPSNFRSKFTNTETNSTTHSGLML from the coding sequence TTGGACTCGCCCATTCTTCATTTCATCACTCCACCTATTCCGTATTTCATTGATTGTGGACGTGCTTATTACGAAGCCGGTGAATATCACATCAGTCGCAGTGACATCGGTGTCTTCGACCTAATTGTCGTTACACGCGGTTCACTCGCCATTAGTGAGAACGGGACAGAATGGCTTCTGAAGCAAGGCGAGGCACTGATTCTTAAGCCCGATGGTCATCACTACGGCTACGCTGCATGTAAGGAAGAAACGGAAATGATCTGGATTCATTTTCAAACTTATGGCAGCTGGAGAGAATCTTCGAACATGGACGAATGCCTCGCCCATCAGGCTGAATTAATCAAGACACATAAGGTAAACGCGTATCTGAATCACTGTGATGTCTGTTCCATTTTCATCCCCAAACATATTCGCATTGCAACTAAAGATATGGAACTGCTGGAGCATTTTTCTCAGCTTGATCAGGAGCCTCAGTCCATGCGCAATTGGAAAAGACAGGCGAGCTTTCAGCAATTTATGCAGCATATGGATCTTGGGCTGTCCTCACTGTCCGATGTTGCCGCCATCAGGATTGCCGAGAAAGTCGAACTCTACATCCGTCACAATTACCCTCTACCGATCTCCAATCCGATGCTGCAAAAGGAACTCAACTACCATCCAAACTATCTCGCACGCAGCATGCTGAAAGTTTATGGGATGACGCCTATGGAGTATCTGCTGTATTACAGAATCGAACAGGCCAAAAAGTTACTATTGCAAACCACCTGGCCCGTTGCCCGAATCGCCGAAGAGATTGGCTTCAATCATGTGTCCTACTTCTCTTCCTGTTTTGCCAAAAGAGAGGGTATCTCTCCTTCCAACTTCCGCAGCAAGTTCACTAACACAGAAACTAACTCGACGACTCATTCAGGACTGATGCTCTGA